A DNA window from Maribellus comscasis contains the following coding sequences:
- a CDS encoding CHASE domain-containing protein, producing the protein MNLFSNMRSSILLKALFVLLIGLLLTIFSTLYVKNDLEKMALNDLQRINSDIETRIEYRLTAHAQLLRGGAAFISSSNNVTRDDWYTFYRRSDVENNLPGILGFGFAEAISPEQLDKHVQRIREEGFPEYTVWPEGERETYSAIVYLEPFNWRNKRAFGFDMLSEPVRCKAMETARDSNMAILSGKVTLVQETNEDIQAGTLMYIPVYKKNMPVETVTQRGTAFLGWVYSPYRMNDLMNGILGHWESAREGYVDLRIYDDETTDAQALLYDSEQQRIGQKKMSSSRSMSSTIDFHGKRWTIVLSQTDATPLIFQSKVLILFISGTVISFLVFFLILSLLSASNRARQIAEKLTAKLKDSEQKFNRFFENNPALISVVSIPDGIFLEVNEAFVKSTGYTRKEVIGKSSSQLNLFVDDEKQKVINKTLGLDDVIRNMEITIRTKDNLMIDGLISGSVVESQGKNYFLIVMTDVTSQKQAEDEIRYQTKRLTTLISHLPGGILMETSDRKVQQTNKRFCEIFAIPVPPEAIISADCKAASEQVKELFVESRIFIERIDQIIESRKVVLNEELRLVDGRILLRDYVPIFTSENEVEHLWYYRDITELKKVEEALASQSALQKILMDISSEYINISPSEVENAIAHSLEELGRFVEADRAYIFDYDWKKNVCNNTYEWCNEGISPQIKELQNIPLNALPQWVEAHLKGITMNIPDVFAMHEDDPVRAILEPQEIKSLITIPMMFEGTCTGFLGFDSVKMHHLYSEKEEALLLVFSQMLVNVKKRTELENKLVEERHKAEMANKLKSEFLANMSHEIRTPMNAILGFSEAMFHQLDSVRHQKMLKSILNSGNLLMTLLNDILDLSKIEAGKLDIVYNPLDLNAQLQEIILLFQHKAQKKGLDFKIQISPDFPETIIHDEVRIKQILFNLVGNAIKFTHNGSVTIKANFNRHSENYGNLEIAVVDTGVGIRESQQKIIFDAFRQQEGQSNRDYGGTGLGLAISKRLVEKMKGTIKVSSKEGQGSIFTFILFDVEIKKGIRKKELTTIDTSDIHFESANILVVDDFISNIEAVESLLLSTGITVTAAENGEMALDILKYLNPDLILLDMRMPGIDGYEVARRLKADPNKKHIPIVAFTASVFSSERIENTSVFDGFLYKPVQRAELFQELAKFLKHSISNRSDSIVKERSTDIVVPQDILPNLPDILMVLEKKFLPKWEVIKDSLVLFKIEAFADELLNFADECNFESLIHYAKILKEDIEQIDLYLLKDNLEKFPLIVEELNNQMKTE; encoded by the coding sequence ATGAATCTATTCTCAAATATGCGTTCAAGTATTTTATTAAAAGCCTTATTTGTGCTCCTTATCGGTTTACTATTAACAATTTTTTCAACCCTATATGTTAAAAACGATTTGGAGAAAATGGCATTGAATGATCTGCAAAGAATAAATTCAGACATTGAAACCCGGATAGAATATCGCTTAACTGCGCATGCTCAGTTATTAAGAGGAGGAGCTGCTTTTATTTCTTCTTCAAATAACGTAACCCGTGATGACTGGTATACATTTTATCGCCGATCAGATGTTGAAAATAACCTTCCGGGAATTTTAGGCTTTGGTTTTGCGGAAGCAATTTCTCCAGAACAATTGGACAAACATGTTCAAAGAATCAGAGAAGAAGGGTTTCCAGAATACACTGTTTGGCCGGAGGGAGAAAGGGAAACTTATTCTGCAATTGTTTATTTGGAGCCTTTTAATTGGAGAAACAAAAGAGCATTTGGTTTTGATATGTTGTCGGAGCCAGTAAGGTGTAAAGCAATGGAAACTGCCCGAGATTCTAACATGGCTATACTCTCGGGGAAAGTTACACTCGTGCAAGAAACGAATGAAGATATTCAGGCCGGTACTTTAATGTACATCCCCGTTTACAAAAAAAATATGCCGGTAGAAACCGTTACACAAAGAGGTACGGCATTTTTAGGTTGGGTTTACAGCCCATACCGAATGAATGATCTGATGAACGGAATCCTGGGACATTGGGAATCGGCAAGAGAAGGATATGTCGATTTACGTATTTATGATGATGAAACGACAGATGCACAGGCATTGCTTTATGATAGTGAACAACAGAGAATAGGTCAAAAAAAAATGAGTTCTTCAAGGAGTATGTCCAGCACCATTGATTTTCATGGAAAACGGTGGACAATTGTCCTTTCTCAAACCGATGCTACACCCTTAATATTCCAAAGCAAGGTCCTTATTTTATTTATATCGGGAACAGTTATAAGTTTTCTTGTCTTTTTTTTAATATTATCATTGCTCTCAGCCAGTAATAGGGCACGCCAAATTGCTGAAAAGCTTACTGCTAAATTGAAGGACAGCGAACAGAAATTCAACAGGTTTTTCGAAAATAATCCTGCGCTTATATCAGTCGTTTCGATTCCTGACGGAATATTCCTTGAAGTAAACGAAGCGTTTGTTAAAAGTACAGGGTATACGCGAAAAGAGGTGATCGGAAAATCTTCATCGCAATTGAATCTATTTGTTGATGATGAAAAACAGAAGGTGATAAATAAAACGCTTGGTTTAGATGATGTTATTCGTAATATGGAAATAACAATAAGGACCAAAGATAATTTAATGATTGACGGGTTAATCTCCGGCAGTGTAGTTGAAAGCCAGGGGAAAAATTACTTCCTTATTGTAATGACGGATGTCACCAGTCAAAAACAAGCAGAGGACGAAATACGATATCAGACCAAAAGATTAACCACGCTTATTTCCCATTTGCCGGGTGGAATATTAATGGAAACATCTGACCGGAAGGTACAGCAAACCAATAAACGGTTTTGTGAAATTTTCGCAATTCCAGTCCCTCCAGAAGCAATTATAAGTGCAGACTGTAAAGCTGCTTCAGAGCAGGTAAAAGAATTGTTTGTTGAAAGCAGGATTTTTATTGAACGGATAGATCAAATTATTGAAAGTAGAAAAGTAGTGTTGAACGAAGAACTCCGGTTAGTAGACGGGCGGATTCTTTTGCGCGATTATGTCCCAATTTTTACTTCAGAAAACGAAGTTGAACACTTGTGGTATTATCGTGACATTACTGAGCTCAAAAAAGTAGAAGAAGCTTTGGCTAGTCAATCGGCCTTACAAAAAATATTGATGGATATATCATCAGAATATATTAATATATCTCCGTCAGAGGTTGAGAATGCCATTGCCCATTCACTTGAAGAGTTGGGGCGTTTTGTTGAAGCGGATCGTGCATACATTTTTGACTACGACTGGAAAAAAAATGTGTGTAACAATACGTATGAGTGGTGTAATGAGGGAATAAGTCCTCAAATAAAGGAGTTGCAAAACATTCCTTTGAACGCATTACCACAGTGGGTTGAGGCTCATTTAAAAGGTATAACCATGAATATCCCTGATGTATTTGCCATGCATGAAGATGATCCAGTAAGGGCAATTCTGGAACCTCAGGAAATAAAAAGTCTGATAACAATCCCGATGATGTTTGAAGGGACGTGCACCGGCTTTCTTGGTTTCGATTCGGTAAAAATGCATCATCTATATTCTGAAAAGGAAGAGGCTTTGCTTTTGGTTTTTTCACAAATGTTGGTCAATGTAAAGAAACGAACAGAATTAGAAAACAAGCTTGTTGAAGAACGTCACAAAGCAGAAATGGCCAACAAATTAAAGTCTGAGTTTCTGGCTAACATGAGCCATGAAATCCGTACTCCGATGAATGCTATTCTTGGATTTAGTGAAGCGATGTTCCACCAGCTTGATTCTGTACGACATCAAAAAATGCTTAAATCAATCTTGAACAGCGGGAACTTACTAATGACATTACTAAATGATATTCTGGATCTTTCGAAAATAGAAGCGGGAAAGCTTGATATTGTATATAACCCGTTAGATTTAAATGCACAGCTTCAGGAAATAATCCTTCTGTTTCAACATAAAGCCCAAAAAAAAGGTCTTGATTTTAAGATACAAATTAGCCCTGATTTTCCTGAAACAATTATCCATGACGAGGTAAGAATAAAGCAAATACTTTTTAACCTGGTGGGGAATGCTATCAAATTTACACATAATGGTTCAGTTACAATTAAAGCAAACTTTAATAGACATAGTGAAAATTACGGGAATTTAGAAATTGCAGTGGTAGATACGGGTGTAGGAATACGTGAATCACAACAGAAAATTATTTTTGATGCATTCCGCCAGCAAGAAGGGCAATCGAATCGGGATTATGGCGGGACAGGGCTTGGTCTCGCCATCTCAAAACGCTTAGTAGAAAAGATGAAGGGCACTATCAAAGTGAGTAGCAAAGAAGGTCAGGGGTCTATATTTACATTTATTCTTTTTGATGTGGAAATAAAAAAAGGAATTCGAAAAAAGGAATTAACTACAATTGACACTTCCGACATCCATTTTGAATCAGCTAACATTCTGGTTGTTGATGATTTTATTTCTAACATTGAAGCAGTTGAAAGTTTGCTGCTTTCTACTGGAATAACAGTCACTGCCGCTGAAAATGGAGAAATGGCTCTTGACATTCTTAAGTACCTTAATCCCGATTTAATTCTATTGGACATGCGTATGCCCGGCATTGATGGATACGAAGTGGCTCGCAGGCTCAAGGCTGACCCAAATAAGAAACATATTCCCATAGTTGCTTTTACTGCCTCTGTTTTTAGTTCTGAAAGAATCGAAAACACCTCTGTTTTTGATGGCTTTTTATATAAACCGGTTCAGCGCGCTGAATTATTTCAAGAATTGGCGAAATTTTTAAAACACTCTATTTCTAACCGTAGTGACAGTATAGTAAAAGAAAGGTCTACTGATATTGTTGTTCCCCAGGATATTTTGCCTAACTTACCGGATATACTAATGGTTCTTGAAAAAAAGTTTCTTCCAAAATGGGAAGTAATAAAGGATTCTTTAGTGCTTTTTAAAATAGAAGCTTTTGCTGATGAACTTTTGAATTTTGCTGACGAATGTAATTTTGAATCTTTAATACACTATGCGAAAATATTAAAAGAAGACATTGAACAAATCGACCTTTATTTATTGAAAGATAATTTAGAAAAATTTCCTCTAATAGTAGAGGAGCTCAATAATCAAATGAAAACGGAATGA
- the tnpA gene encoding IS200/IS605 family transposase yields the protein MSEFIHKSHNVSVLLYHFVCPAKYRRVVFDKDVDESLKQVCIEISKRFEITFIEIGTDKDHVHFLIQSVPMLSPTRIIQTVKSITAKQIFKLHPKVKKQLWGGEFWTKGFYVSSVGAHGDENTIQKYVQAQGRQKEYQKLHVQQLSLF from the coding sequence GTGAGCGAATTTATTCATAAGAGTCATAATGTTTCAGTACTTCTTTACCATTTTGTCTGTCCAGCCAAATATCGGAGGGTTGTTTTTGACAAAGATGTTGATGAAAGTTTGAAACAAGTATGTATTGAAATCTCGAAGCGTTTTGAAATTACTTTTATAGAGATTGGTACGGATAAAGACCATGTTCATTTCTTGATTCAAAGTGTGCCAATGTTGAGTCCAACGCGAATCATTCAGACAGTAAAAAGTATCACTGCGAAACAGATTTTCAAGCTTCATCCCAAAGTCAAGAAACAACTGTGGGGAGGTGAATTCTGGACCAAAGGGTTTTATGTTAGTTCGGTTGGTGCTCATGGTGATGAAAATACAATTCAAAAATATGTACAAGCTCAAGGAAGACAAAAGGAATATCAAAAACTCCATGTTCAGCAACTTAGCTTATTTTGA
- a CDS encoding YtxH domain-containing protein — protein sequence MSKTTNVLMGFIAGAAAGALTGILVAPDKGERTRKKLSKQIKRTSRDVTESLSDKVEDVKNKINDMVSEVKAKAEEAENKIKEKVNTKSKATQDA from the coding sequence ATGAGTAAAACAACAAATGTATTGATGGGATTTATAGCCGGTGCTGCAGCCGGCGCTTTAACAGGAATATTAGTTGCACCTGATAAAGGAGAACGAACCCGCAAAAAATTGAGTAAACAAATTAAAAGAACATCGAGGGATGTAACAGAAAGCCTCAGCGATAAAGTAGAGGATGTGAAAAACAAAATTAACGACATGGTTTCGGAAGTAAAAGCAAAAGCAGAAGAAGCTGAGAATAAAATTAAAGAGAAAGTAAATACTAAAAGTAAAGCAACTCAAGACGCTTAA
- a CDS encoding transglycosylase — MKTLGILLFIIGVVGTILFGIQAANNSETFSFLGLDIAISDANWTPVIVSAVLAVIGVVVLLIKPKK; from the coding sequence ATGAAAACATTGGGTATTCTTTTATTTATCATTGGCGTTGTTGGAACCATTTTATTTGGAATTCAGGCAGCAAATAATTCAGAAACGTTTAGCTTTTTAGGTCTCGATATAGCGATTAGCGACGCTAACTGGACTCCCGTAATTGTAAGTGCAGTTTTAGCCGTTATCGGGGTGGTTGTTCTGCTTATAAAACCAAAGAAATAA